The genomic segment aggttcttcttattatcttctcttatGACCTTTCCTTTACCTCTGTGTAAGTTTAGATTCTttatctctcatctctcttgtcttctctgattatctccatttcttctcaATTGCCCACTCTTACTTTGGAGAACTTTCTTAAAGTATTTTACAGAAGAAACAAGTTATATGGATCCACGAAACAGACAAACATCAACTGTCCTCTGTGGTAAATGAAGGGTACTGTATCATTCATGTTCTTGATTCCCATGCTACTCCTTCACATTACCATCTTGCAACTCCATGACTTCAATTCTATTCATAAGGGAAACTGCTCTTGTGGAAGCCACTAACAATCTCTCTATTTCCCTTCTCATAAAtttctcttactttctctctcttcctaaaGCATTTGTTTTTACACTTGGCACTGTATTTCTGTGCTActcttaatgtttttctttttctagtgtcTTCTACCTAGTTTTCTGGTTCAACCCTGCTCCTTTCTTTGATTACTCTGCttaatatggtttctttgtgtctctcttctttttccttttggacaTGTAGGTCTTTGGTTTAACATAGGAAATGAGTTTATTAAAAGGAAGTTGATGCTGAAAGAAAAACTGGAGAAACTGTGGTTAGACAGATGATTGGCAGTAACAAGTATTTGTTGCTTTTGAAGAGAGGTCCCAGGTTGAGTTCCTAGTAtgcatatggtggctcacaaccacctgtagcacGAGTTTCAGAAGATCTGAGAAATTAAAATACTTATTGTCAATATGTGACTTCTTATGAATTCCTTTCACCCTATTGACCTTTAAATATTAGTGAGTATTCtatgatatttgttttatttcatttcaggTAATGTCCAGTGAACAACATATGGAAAAAGAGAATGCAACACTGCTAACAGAGTTTGTTCTCACAGGACTCACTGATCATCAAGAGCTGCAGGTGCCCCTATTTCTGCTTTTCTTGGTGATATATCTCATCACTGTTGTGGGGAACCTAGGTCTGGTAGCTCTCATCTGGAGTGACCCCCACCTCCATATCCCTATGTACTTTTTCCTGGGGAGTTTAGCTTTTGTGGATGCTTGGATATCATCCACAGTGACTCCTAATATGTTGGTTGACTTGTTATCTAAAACTAAGATAATATCACTTTCTGAATGCATGATACAATTTTTTGCCTTTGCATTTGGTGGAACCACAGAATGCTTTCTTTTAGGTacaatggcctatgaccgctatgtagCCATTTGCAAACCATTACTTTATCCAGTAATTATGACCAATAGACTATGCATCCGACTGTTAGTTTCAGTATTTGTAGGTGgctttcttcattctttgtttCACGTATTATTTTTATTCAGATTAACTTTCTGTAATTCTAATATAATACATCACTTTTATTGTGATATTATGCCTTTGTATAATATTTCCTGTACTGATCCTACTCTTAATCTTCTATTAGTATTTATTTTGTCTGGTTCAATA from the Arvicola amphibius chromosome 10, mArvAmp1.2, whole genome shotgun sequence genome contains:
- the LOC119824898 gene encoding olfactory receptor 186, with the protein product MEKENATLLTEFVLTGLTDHQELQVPLFLLFLVIYLITVVGNLGLVALIWSDPHLHIPMYFFLGSLAFVDAWISSTVTPNMLVDLLSKTKIISLSECMIQFFAFAFGGTTECFLLGTMAYDRYVAICKPLLYPVIMTNRLCIRLLVSVFVGGFLHSLFHVLFLFRLTFCNSNIIHHFYCDIMPLYNISCTDPTLNLLLVFILSGSIQVFTIMTVLVSYTLVLFSILKRKSVQGLRKAFSTCGAHLLSVSLYYGPLLFMYVLPASQQRDDQGMMDSLFYTVIIPVLNPIIYSLRNKQVMDSLKKD